Within the Negativicutes bacterium genome, the region TAGCCACTGTTAGAATTTTTTCATCATCGCTAATAATTGATAGTTGGTCAGCTAATGAAGGTGTCCGATAAACTTTTTCCGCAAATTTTTTTGCACTTTCCATCGACATATAAATCCCTCCTTAAATCACAAAACTATGTTATAGCTCTATTTAAATTACACAAAAAAAGGTGATTTTTTCCACTAAAAGTTATGTAAAGTAAGAAAAATTATTTATGTTATAATATAGTTAAAGTAAAAGTAGTGAAAGGATTGGTGTAATAATGGAGCTATTAGAACGTTATAATAAGTTAAAAGCCTTGGTAATAGAACGAAAAAAAGAATTTGAAGCACTAATGAATTTTGTGGAAAGTGAAACGGCTTACTTAGTAGCGCCAGCATCAACTAAATTTCATTTATGCCGTGAAAAAGGGTTGCTGGAACATAGTGTCAATGTCGCTGAAACTATTCTTAAATTAAAAGAAACATTAGCGCCAACTATTAGTACGGAAAGTTGTGTTATTGTAGGGCTATTACATGACTTGGGGAAAGCAGGAATGCCGGGGCAACCACAGTACTTAGTTAACTCACCAACATCCAAACAAAAACAATATGGTTATTCGGCTAGTACTCCATATCGTTTTAATAATGAATTGATTTATTTGAGTGTGCCGTTACGAACATTACATCTGGTTTTGCCAAGATTGACTTTAACAGAAGCTGAAACCCAAGCGATTATGTATCATGATGGTCAATATGTTGATGATAATAAGAGTGTAGCAACGAGAGAAGAAGAACTAACATTACTATTGCAATATGCTGATAATTGGAGCAGTTTTTCGATTGAAAAATAAACTAGGAACAATTAGTTGTTTTTATTGAAAAATTCAATAAGTTGTTCTTCAGTGATGATTTTAATATGATGATGGTCTTTTTTTAACGTTAAAATATCTTCAACTTTTCGACCATAAGAGTAGAAGGGCCAACAAGATGATTTCGATGCACCGACGATAAGATAACTAACCTGTGGCGAGACATTACTTAAAGGATAGATTTTCTTAGAGCGTAATGTTTTAATAAGCTCAATTTTTTCAAAATTTTTAAAAGTTCCGGTTAGGCAGATGTTTTTATCGGTTAAATCAAGTTCAGTTGAGCTAACGATAATATTTTCTAAAATAGATAACTCTTTTATTGTCGTTAAACTTTCAACAGTTAGACTGCTATTATTGAGGGGAAATTGTTGCATTATTGTCTGTAGTTGTTGATACTCTGTTTCCAAAAATAAATTAGCTCTTAACACAGTTGTTAATATTTTTATTACTTCATTGTAAGGATAAATTGCAATGAAATTTTTACTGCTATTATGCCAATTATTAAGATTTGCTAGCTGCTCTATCGTTAAGGGTAGCTCAACTTCGATAGATTGCAGATTTTGTGATAAGGTTTTTAAATCGGCAATAATCATATCGTGATATTTATTGGCAAAGCCTAGATTATTACAAACCCATAATAAGTCATTAAATGCTTGTAAGGCTTCGAAAGAATTTTCTGGTGGACAATTTATAAGGGGGAGTGCCTCACTAAAAGGTTGGATACTGCTAAAGTCTTTATAGTCTTCAGCCCAAGTTTTTAATTCAGTCATAATGGGTGTGGTGATATTACCTTCTAGTTGTAGCGCAAATAATAAGCCCTCTAAGGCATGAATACCTTTATCAATGGCTGATGTTGAGCTTGTCGGCGGTAAATTAGCCTTAGTTTCAGTACCTTTGATATATTTTATATCATCAAAAGAATATGTTAATAAGTTAGAACAGTGTTCACAAAGGTTTTTTTCATCGAGGGGAAATCCACAATATTGACAATTCATTTTTTAACCTCCAATATAAATCTTATGTTAATTATAGCAAAAGGGTAGAAAAATAGCTAAAAAAATGGTCAGCATTAAGCTGACCATTTTTTATTTAGCATATAATATATCAAGTTGTTTTTTTACTTCGTCATTTTCTAAATATTCATCATAAGACATCGTTCGATCGATTAGACCATTAGGGGTTATCTCAATAATGCGGTTAGCAATTGTTTCGATAAATTGATGGTCATGTGAAACGAATAGCATTGTTCCAGGGAAACTAATTAGACCGTTGTTAAGAGCGGTAATTGATTCTAGATCTAAATGGTTAGTTGGTTCATCTAATAACAAGACATTAGAACCGCTAAGCATCATTTTAGATAACATACAACGAACTTTTTCGCCACCGGAAAGAACTTTTGCTTCTTTTAAACTTTCTTCGCCGGAAAATAACATTCTGCCTAAGAATCCGCGGACAAAAGTTTCATCTTGATCTTCGGAGTATTGTCTTAACCAATCAACTAAAGATAAATCAACATTATCAAAGTAACTGGAGTTATCTTTAGGTAAGTAAGCTTGAGTTGTTGTAATACCCCACTTATATTCGCCACTATCTGCTTCCATTTCGCCCATTAAAATTTTAAATAAGGTTGTTTTAGCTAGACCATCTGGACCGACAAAGGCAATTTTATCACCTTTATTTACTAAGAAACTAACATCTTTTAAAATTTGCTCACCTTCAATTGTTTTTGAAATGTTTTCAACTGTTAATAATTGAGCGCCGGCTTCGCGTTCTGGTTTAAAAGCGATATAAGGATATTTACGGGAAGATGGTTTAATATCATCAAGTGTCAATTTTTCCAATAATTTTTTACGGGAAGTTGCTTGTTTAGATTTAGAAGCATTGGCACTGAAACGCTGAATAAAGGTTTGTAATTCTTTTGCTTTTTCTTCTTTCTTTTTATTAGCATCTTTTGCTAACTGTAATGCTAATTGGCTAGATTCTAACCAAAAATCATAGTTACCAACATAAAGCTGAATTCCTTCAAAATCTACATCCGCAATATGAGTACAAACTTGATTTAAGAAATGACGATCATGAGAAACTACAATAACGGTGTTTTCGAAATTGTATAAAAATTCTTCTAACCATTTGATAGAAACTATATCTAAATGATTTGTCGGCTCATCTAATAATAAAATATCAGGGTTACCAAATAAAGCTTGTGCTAACAGCACGCGAACCTTTTCCTTACCACTTAGTTCTGCCATTTTTAAATTATGCAGATTTTCGCTGATTCCTAAGCCGTTAAGAAGGCGAGCTGCTTCAGATTCAGCTTCCCAGCCGTTTAATTCGGCAAACTCACATTCAAGTTCAGAAACTTTCATTCCATCTTCATCCGAAAAATCAGCTTTAGCATAAAGTATTTCTTTTTCATCCATAATTTCTACTAAACGAGCGTGTCCCATAATAACGGTTTTTAAAACTTCGTATTCATCAAATTCATAATGATTTTGTTTTAATACTGCTAAACGTTGACCTGGAGTGATAATTACATCACCTTTAGTAGGTTCTATTTCTCCGGATAATAATTTTAAGAATGTTGATTTACCGGCACCATTAGCACCGATTACGCCATAACAATTACCAGGTGTAAATTTTATATTTACTTCTTTAAATAATATTCGTTTACCGAATTGCAAGGTTAAATTACTTGTACTGATCATAAACTGTCTTTTCATTCCTTTATAATTTATTTACCGAAATAGTGTAACATATAAAAAACTTTTCGTCTAATAAGATTTTAAAATAGAGAAAAGGCACAAAGTTTATCCTTTGCACCTTCTTATTATTTGCCTTGACGACTTAAGGCTCGTTTTAATATTTTTCCGGTAGATGTCTTTGGTAAAGTTGACATTTGATGAAACTCACGAGGGATTTTATATATTGCCAAATTTTCAGCAAGATATTTTTTAAGTTTCTTTTTATCAAAGACACTATCTTCAGTCATGACGATATAAGCAGCTGCTGTTTGTCCCCGTAAGGGGTCATCAATGCCAACAACTGCTGCTTCGATGATTCCGGGATAGGCATATAATAACTCTTCAATTTCACGTGGATAGATATTTTCGCCATTATTAATAATCATATCTTTAAGTCTATCGACAATGAAATAATAATCGTCAGCATCTTTATAGGCTAAATCACCGGTGTGCAACCAACCATTGATTATTGTTTTAGCAGTAGCTTCGGGAAGGTTGTAATAACCATTCATTACGGTTGGACCTTGTACTAATAGTTCGCCAATTTCGCCCAACGGCACTTCTGCTCCAGTATCGTCTACTAGTTTAGTGTTAAGCCCCGGCAAGATTTTACCGATAGAACCTACTTTTGGTTTACCTAAGGGGTTTACAGCTACAACCGGTGAAGCTTCTGATAAGCCATAACCTTCTAAAATATCAATATTAAATTTAGCTTTAAATTGTTGGGCGATAGTAACCGGCAAAGTTGCACCGCCAGAGACGCAAACTCTGAGTTTTGAAAAATCATCTTTAGTTGCTGTTCGTAGTAGCAAATTATAAATAGGGGGAACAGCATAGATTACGGACAAATTTAATGATTTAACCTTATCAATAGTTTCTTTAGGAATAAAGTTATCTAAGATATAAATTGCCGAACCTGATAAGAATGGATTCAAAACTGAACAAGTCCAAGCAAAACAATGATACATTGGTAAAATACAGAGGACTTTATCATCGGCTGAAATATCTAACGCCTGTTTAAACATCTTGGCATTTGTTACTAAGTTTTCGTGCGACAGCATTGCTCCTTTCGGATTACCAGTTGTACCAGAAGTATAAATGATAACACAAGTTGATTTGGCATCGTAAGTTGCCGGTAGCTTTGGCGCAGGCTGGTTGAGAAAATTAGCAGCAATGATATCAATGTCGCTGATTAACAGTTGAATTAAGTTTTCAGTATAATTTAGTACTGCTAAATTATTTGCTAAATCATATTGTTCTTTTGTTATTAAGTGTTTAATGTTAGCGTCCTTTATAATGAAAGCTATTTCCCGCTCGCTTAATTGAAAATTGATAGGAACAACAATTGCTCCCAAGCTAGTAAGTGCCAGATAAGCATAAATGTATTCAGCACAATTGCGTGACAGTAATCCGACATTTTCACCGGTTGCGATGCCTAGATGATGAAAATAATTACGATAAGAGTCTATTTTGGTAGCAACTTGACCGTAAGTTATATTTTTTTCGTCTAGAAAGGCTATGGAAGATGGATCATTTTGTCTGAAAATATCATGGACAAACATATAAACACCCTTTCATCTCTTAGTGTCCTAAGAAACCAATTTGGATAAAGAACAAAATTTGGAATAAATACATTAGCGGATGAACTTCAGCCGCTTTACCACGAATTATTTTTAATAAAGGATAGATAATGAAGCCAATCCCAATACCGATAGCAATGCTGTATGATAAAGGCATTAAGAATACGATTAAAAATGCTGGGAAGGATTCTTCAAAATCGTTCCAATCAATGTTACGTAAGCTGCTCATCATCAGGAAACCAACAATAATTAATGCCGGGGCAGTAATTGCAGGGATTGATGCTAACATTTGAGCAAGTGGAGCACAAAATAATAATAGACCAAATAATAATGCAACAACAACAGAAGAAAAACCTGTTCTACCACCAACTGCTACGCCGGCACCTGACTCGATATAAGCTGAAGTAGGGCTAGTGCCTAACATTGCTCCGGCTGTACTTCCTACAGCATCAGCAAGTAGGGCGCTTTTAATGCGTGGGAACTTACCATCTTTAATTAAGCCAGCTTGTTCGGCAATTCCAATCATCGTTCCGGTTGTGTCAAAAAGGGTGATTAAGAAAAATGTAAAAATA harbors:
- a CDS encoding HD domain-containing protein, encoding MELLERYNKLKALVIERKKEFEALMNFVESETAYLVAPASTKFHLCREKGLLEHSVNVAETILKLKETLAPTISTESCVIVGLLHDLGKAGMPGQPQYLVNSPTSKQKQYGYSASTPYRFNNELIYLSVPLRTLHLVLPRLTLTEAETQAIMYHDGQYVDDNKSVATREEELTLLLQYADNWSSFSIEK
- a CDS encoding ATP-binding cassette domain-containing protein, with amino-acid sequence MISTSNLTLQFGKRILFKEVNIKFTPGNCYGVIGANGAGKSTFLKLLSGEIEPTKGDVIITPGQRLAVLKQNHYEFDEYEVLKTVIMGHARLVEIMDEKEILYAKADFSDEDGMKVSELECEFAELNGWEAESEAARLLNGLGISENLHNLKMAELSGKEKVRVLLAQALFGNPDILLLDEPTNHLDIVSIKWLEEFLYNFENTVIVVSHDRHFLNQVCTHIADVDFEGIQLYVGNYDFWLESSQLALQLAKDANKKKEEKAKELQTFIQRFSANASKSKQATSRKKLLEKLTLDDIKPSSRKYPYIAFKPEREAGAQLLTVENISKTIEGEQILKDVSFLVNKGDKIAFVGPDGLAKTTLFKILMGEMEADSGEYKWGITTTQAYLPKDNSSYFDNVDLSLVDWLRQYSEDQDETFVRGFLGRMLFSGEESLKEAKVLSGGEKVRCMLSKMMLSGSNVLLLDEPTNHLDLESITALNNGLISFPGTMLFVSHDHQFIETIANRIIEITPNGLIDRTMSYDEYLENDEVKKQLDILYAK
- a CDS encoding AMP-binding protein, yielding MFVHDIFRQNDPSSIAFLDEKNITYGQVATKIDSYRNYFHHLGIATGENVGLLSRNCAEYIYAYLALTSLGAIVVPINFQLSEREIAFIIKDANIKHLITKEQYDLANNLAVLNYTENLIQLLISDIDIIAANFLNQPAPKLPATYDAKSTCVIIYTSGTTGNPKGAMLSHENLVTNAKMFKQALDISADDKVLCILPMYHCFAWTCSVLNPFLSGSAIYILDNFIPKETIDKVKSLNLSVIYAVPPIYNLLLRTATKDDFSKLRVCVSGGATLPVTIAQQFKAKFNIDILEGYGLSEASPVVAVNPLGKPKVGSIGKILPGLNTKLVDDTGAEVPLGEIGELLVQGPTVMNGYYNLPEATAKTIINGWLHTGDLAYKDADDYYFIVDRLKDMIINNGENIYPREIEELLYAYPGIIEAAVVGIDDPLRGQTAAAYIVMTEDSVFDKKKLKKYLAENLAIYKIPREFHQMSTLPKTSTGKILKRALSRQGK